TCAACACCTCCGCGGAAAACACGCAAGTCATCGGCGGCGTGTGCGGCGGCCTCTCCTACTTCGGCACCATGGCGGCCCAGGCCCACGGCATTCCCGCCTACCCGGTGGGGCAGCCCGGCCACTGCGCCTATGCGGTGCGCGTGAAGCGCGGGGAATGGAAAGGCGGCTTCGGCGGACCGGACGGAGGCATGCACAACCACATCTTCGGCGGGCAGGCCCCCACCTCCTACCTGCTGATGGAAACCGTCTTTGCGGACAACGCCAGGGCGGACCAGGCCTACCTGTGGGCCGCGCAGGCCCGGCTGGACGAAGCCGCAGGCAACAAGGACAAGGCCATCCAGGCCTGGGGGGAAGCTCTGAAACAGACGCCCCTGCACCCGTTCTTCCGGGCGGAGCTCCAGCGCCTGCTGCTGGAAAAGGAAGGCATGCAGCCCATCGACTGGTACGTTTACGCCAAAGACGCCCTCTCCCACTACAAGGGGAACGGCTTTGCCGCGTTCGACATCCTGAAAGACGTGCAGAACAAGTTCCTGATGGACATCCCGTCGGAAGACCGGATCGCCTGGTTCCGGGACCTGCATGAAACCATCGCCACCACACCCACGTCCTGGGCGGTGAAATTCCAGCCCGTGCTGGACTCCCAGTCCGCCTTCCTGACCAACCCGCAGGAAAAGGCGGCCTATCTGGAAACAGTCCTCTCCACCCATCTGAAAACGGGGGACGGCACCAACTTTGGCCAGGCGCTGGAATGGGCCGTTAAAACCTTTGTGGAAAACGGACAGGCGGACGTCTTCTCCAACGCCTTTGCCAAGGTAGCCCAGCAAATGGGAGAAACCGGAACCACCGGAAAAGCCCCCGATCCCAAGAAGCTGAAGGAAGCTTACGGCAAAGCCATCTATGCCACGGAAATGGCCCGCTCCATTCCGGCCTTCCAGACCTTGAGCAAGGCGGCCGCCTCCTTCTCTGACGCCGACACGTCGGCCAACACGGTCAATGCCGCCATCCCCCAGGGCTGGAAGCTGGTGCCCGCGGACGGCATGGTCCGGTGCTCCACCACCTGCCAGTGGGACAGCCCGTGGGACCACATCAACCTGCTGCGCCCCTGCGGCGGCTCCCAGCATACGGACAAGGAAGCTAATCCGAACGTCATTGTGGAACTGAAAAACGGCGTGAACCTGGCCGGACTGGTGGTCACCAAGCGGAACGGCAATGAAGACCGCATGAAGAAAATGGAGGTTTCCACCTCCACGGACGGAGCTACCTGGTTCCCGCTGGCCGCCACGGAAAACATGCCCAAGGAATGGGTCATCACCGCTCCGGAAGGCACCAAGGCCAAGTGGATCAAGGTGGAGGCCAAGAACGCCCAGCCGGAATTCATGCACCTGCGCCACATCCTCGTTTACGAAAAATAACCCCCAGCACCCTTTCCATTAACGCCATGTTTCATCATCTCAATACCATTCCCTGCCTGCTGGCCGCCGCCCTGTTCCTGGGCGCACCCCTCCAGGCGGCCCTTCCGGCCTACAACACCGTCAAGGATGAGGCCAAAACCGTCAACAAATACATGATCGTCGTGTGGGCCGGAACGGACTGGTCCCCCAAGTCAAGGGAAGTCACCCGAGCCGTGGAGCACCTGGCCAAGGACTCCCCGGAACCCGTCCTCTGGTGCATCCAGGACGAACGGGAGGAAATGACGGAAGAGGAAAAGAAACTGCCCAGGCCTCCCGGTGAAATCTGGAATATCCCGGCCATCCAGGTGGTTTCCCCCGCCGGCGGCATGGTCTTCCTGTCGGAAGGCGTTTCCAAGGAAACGCTGCCCGCCGTCATGAAGCAGGCGCTGGAAGCCGTGAAGCAGCAGGAGAAGGCCAATGCCCTGTGGGAAAAGGCGGACGCCTCTTCCGGTGCGGCCGCGGCCCTTCTTTACGGGGAAGGCCTCCAGCAGCTTCCCCCGTACGCGGCCTCCGCCCGGAAGGACATTCTGGAAAAAATCAAGAAGGCGGACCCGGAAGACACCAAGGGCATGCACTTCAAATACACCTTCAAGCACCTGCCCTACATTGAAAAGGTACAGCGGATGGTGGAAGACTCCGGCAAAAACGGCGGGCAGAAAGACTACAAGGCCGCCCATGCCTATGTGGACAGGCAGCTCAAAATCCCCGGCCTGACTCCCCTGCAAAAACAGCAGGTCATGGCGGTCAGATTCTGGCTCTACCGCAATGAGGGGAAAAAGGACCAGGCGCTGAAAACCCTGGCGGACATCGCCAAAATCTCACCCAAGACCCTCATGGGTACAGGCGCGCAGAACTACTACCGCTTCCTGACGGAACCCGTCACCCTGAAGGAGCCGCACTTCACGGGCTATGACCTCCGCCCGGAATTTACGCCCACCCGCGTCAACATCGGCAGCATGCTCAACGGCCCCGGAAACTACAAGATCACCTTCAAGATGAACAGCGGCGGCTGCAATATCCGCAACCCCCGCTTCATGCGGGGCAGCCGCGTGGTCAGTGAACTTCCCAAGGACCAGCAGGACAAAAACGGGCGGGAATTCACCCTGCGCTTCTCCGGCTCGGAAAAGCCGGACCTGGTCTTCGACTGCCAGGGCCAGGGCTGGTTTGAGGCGGACTGCGACATCATCGTGACCAAGGAATCCTGATTCCTTCCGGAAAGCGGCAGACGTACAAAATGCCCCCTATCGGAACCTTCAGCAAGGCAGGATATTCCCACGGGAATTCCTGCCTTCTTCTTCCGGCGGAAAACGGAAGGGAACTGTCCTGTTCAGCTCTTCTTTCCGCCTTCTTGCGCTTCCTCCGCCAGCTTGCGGCGGTATTCCATGCGTTCCCTGATGCGCAGCTCCAGGCCGTTTCCGGTGGGGGTGTAGTAAACGCGGCCTTCCGGCAGGTAGGCCTGGGGGACGTAATGTTCCGGGTAATCATGGGAATACAGGTATTCCAGCCTGGCGGCGTCCGCACCGCCGGCGGCGGCCAGCTTCTTGCGCGTGGGCGTCCGGAGGTGTTCCGGCACCGCCAGCGTTTTTCCGTTGCGCACGTCCTCCATGGCGGCGTTGATGCCCATGTAGGCGGAATTGCTCTTGGGGGCCGTCGCCAGGTACACGGTAGCGTGCGCCAGCGGAATGCGGGCCTCCGGCATGCCGACCATTTCCGCCGCGCGCGCCGCATCCAGCGCCACGCGCAGGGCGTTGGAGTCCGCCAGCCCCACGTCTTCCGACGCGGCGATGACCAGCCTTCTGCCGATGAAGCGGATGTCCTCCCCGGCTTCCAGCATCATGCCCAGCCAGTACAGGGCGGCGTCCGGATCGGAGCCGCGCATGGATTTGATGAAGGCGGAAATCGTGTCGTAGTGGGAGTCCCCCAGGCGGTCGTACTTGATCGCCTTGCGCTGGATGGATTCCTCCGCCACGGAGAGATTCACATGAATAATGCCGTCTTCCCCCGCAGGAGTGGACAGAACGGCCACCTCCAGGGCCGTGATGGCCTTCCGGGCGTCTCCGTCCGCCTTGGCGGCCAGATGGTTCAGCGCTTCCTCCTCCATGTCCACGCGGGAGGCTCCCAGTCCGCGCTCCGCATCCGCCAGGGCGCGTTTCAGCAGGGCGGCCAGTTCCTCCTCCGGCACCGGTTCCAGCGGAAAGACCTGGGAACGGGACAGCAGGGGGGAGTTGATCGCAAAGTAGGGGTTTTCCGTGGTCGCGCCGATGAACCTGACCGTTCCCTTTTCCAGATGGGGGAGCAGGACGTCCTGCTGCGCCTTGTTGAACCGGTGCAGCTCATCCACAAAGAGGACGGTTTTCCGCCCGTGCATGCTCATCCTCATCTGCGCCTGGGCGATTTTTTCCCGGATGTCCGCCACGTTGGATTCCACCCCGTTGAGCATCATGAAGTGGGCGTTCGTCGTCTGGGCGATGACGGCGGCCAGGGTGGTCTTTCCGCAGCCGGGAGGGCCGTAAAAAATCAGGGAGGTGAACCGGTCCGTTTCAATCGCGCGCCTCAGCAGCTTTCCCGGCGCCAGCAGGTGCTTCTGCCCGGCCACTTCATCCAGGGAGCGCGGGCGCATGCGCGCAGCAAGAGGCATGGCGGAGACGTCCGCTCCGGGTTCAAAGCCTCCCCGCGCCTCCGCTTCCTGTAAACTGAACAGATCCATCAAAGGCACTTTACCCGGTCGCAGGAGCGGAGGAAAGGCCAATCCCCGGAATGCGGCAAGTTTCCCGCCCGGGTATGGAGGGGAGTTCCATGTTATCCAAAAACGGACCAGCAGGAGAGCATCAGGACCATGCAGACAGGGGCAAGCACGCTGAACATCAGCCCCGCCACAGCCAGTCCCCTGCGGTTCACCTCCCAATAGCGGAGGGAGGCTATCAGCATCCAGATGGGGAGTATAATCATGTGGATGAGCGCCAGAAGCCCCCAGCCCGCCAGCGCCAGCAAGAAGAGCCAGGGTTCCGAACCGTCCGTGTCATTGGTAGGCATCAGAAAGCCAAAGATGCGGTACACGAGCAGAAAGGAAATGAATGCGGCAAAAGGTATCCATCCCCAGCGGGCTTCCTCCTTCCGGCGGGCCATCACCAGTTCAAGATAGGGATCATCAAGCGCAGATAATTGGTTGGCAGAAGAATTTCTGTAGGGATTCATATCGTTTTTGGTCTCTATTATTAACCCTCCCTCCTGTCAATGATATTCAATGCCGGAGACTGTCCTTTCTGTAGGAAATACCGTTCTCTAACAAACATGAAATATCAACTTGCGCCAATCATCTTCCTGTAACTTCAACGTACTGCCGCA
This DNA window, taken from Akkermansia muciniphila, encodes the following:
- a CDS encoding discoidin domain-containing protein; the encoded protein is MNISHLLLCTSLLAAPVCMAQDLTEPETEAPSAISQLPAPLAQKIAAGDFAGLQTELRSSLLKAGEQTKSGQKLLQDKQYRHLLDIHELLRVTGPDNVKAVFSKSPQDAAFIKAFLQDPAWVELYLGAGLIPENSPEGLQILSDIWKADGRSADFRDYQSLATGLASVFSTGPMAGKLKTNAASSNPVRRYQIFKKLHQENKLHPGFIKLRPWEMRFVVGHTWDDKSYEWSNEHVNLPWRRYTDACWAAPYTGNNFFGDTIQGPLFYVPWRDVNTSAENTQVIGGVCGGLSYFGTMAAQAHGIPAYPVGQPGHCAYAVRVKRGEWKGGFGGPDGGMHNHIFGGQAPTSYLLMETVFADNARADQAYLWAAQARLDEAAGNKDKAIQAWGEALKQTPLHPFFRAELQRLLLEKEGMQPIDWYVYAKDALSHYKGNGFAAFDILKDVQNKFLMDIPSEDRIAWFRDLHETIATTPTSWAVKFQPVLDSQSAFLTNPQEKAAYLETVLSTHLKTGDGTNFGQALEWAVKTFVENGQADVFSNAFAKVAQQMGETGTTGKAPDPKKLKEAYGKAIYATEMARSIPAFQTLSKAAASFSDADTSANTVNAAIPQGWKLVPADGMVRCSTTCQWDSPWDHINLLRPCGGSQHTDKEANPNVIVELKNGVNLAGLVVTKRNGNEDRMKKMEVSTSTDGATWFPLAATENMPKEWVITAPEGTKAKWIKVEAKNAQPEFMHLRHILVYEK
- a CDS encoding replication-associated recombination protein A, giving the protein MDLFSLQEAEARGGFEPGADVSAMPLAARMRPRSLDEVAGQKHLLAPGKLLRRAIETDRFTSLIFYGPPGCGKTTLAAVIAQTTNAHFMMLNGVESNVADIREKIAQAQMRMSMHGRKTVLFVDELHRFNKAQQDVLLPHLEKGTVRFIGATTENPYFAINSPLLSRSQVFPLEPVPEEELAALLKRALADAERGLGASRVDMEEEALNHLAAKADGDARKAITALEVAVLSTPAGEDGIIHVNLSVAEESIQRKAIKYDRLGDSHYDTISAFIKSMRGSDPDAALYWLGMMLEAGEDIRFIGRRLVIAASEDVGLADSNALRVALDAARAAEMVGMPEARIPLAHATVYLATAPKSNSAYMGINAAMEDVRNGKTLAVPEHLRTPTRKKLAAAGGADAARLEYLYSHDYPEHYVPQAYLPEGRVYYTPTGNGLELRIRERMEYRRKLAEEAQEGGKKS